A portion of the Apus apus isolate bApuApu2 chromosome 3, bApuApu2.pri.cur, whole genome shotgun sequence genome contains these proteins:
- the CYRIA gene encoding CYFIP-related Rac1 interactor A isoform X2, with protein MGNLLKVLTREIENYPHFFLDFENAQPTDGEREVWNQISAVLQDSESMLADLQAYKGAGQEIRDAIQNPNDIQLQEKAWNSVCPLVVRLKRFYEFSLRLEKALQSLLESLTCPPYTPTQHLEREQALAKEFAEILHFTLRFDELKMRNPAIQNDFSYYRRTINRNRINNMHLDIENEVNNEMANRMSLFYAEATPMLKTLSNATTHFVSENKTLPIENTTDCLSTMASVCKVMLETPEYRSRFTSEETLMFCMRVMVGVIILYDHVHPVGAFSKTSKIDMKGCIKVLKEQAPDTVEGLLNALRFTTKHLNDESTSKQIRAMLQ; from the exons ATGGGTAATCTTCTTAAGGTCCTTACCAGGGAAATTGAAAACTATCCAcattttttcctggattttgAAA ATGCACAGCCCAcagatggagagagggaggTGTGGAACCAGATCAGTGCAGTTTTGCAGGACTCAGAAAGTATGCTTGCAGACCTCCAGGCTTACAAAGGAGCTGGACAAGAAATTAGAGAT GCAATACAAAACCCCAATGATATCCAGTTGCAAGAAAAAGCCTGGAATTCCGTGTGTCCTCTGGTTGTGAGGCTGAAGCGCTTCTATGAGTTTTCCCTCAGATTAG agaaagccCTGCAGAGCTTGTTGGAGTCCTTGACCTGCCCACCTTACACTCCAACTCAGCACCTGGAACGGGAACAGGCTCTAGCAAAAGAGTTTGCAGAAATCTTACATTTTACTCTTCGTTTTGATGAACTCAAG ATGAGAAACCCAGCAATTCAGAATGACTTCAGTTACTATAGGCGGACAATAAATCGCAACAGAATAAACAACATGCAT CTAGACATTGAGAACGAAGTAAACAATGAAATGGCCAATAGGATGTCCCTGTTTTATGCAGAAGCCACACCAATGCTGAAAACGCTCAGTAATGCAACTACACATTTTGTATCAGAA AACAAAACGTTACCAATTGAAAACACAACAGACTGTCTAAGCACTATGGCAAGTGTATGTAAAGTCATGTTGGAAACACC GGAGTACAGGAGTAGATTCACCAGTGAAGAGACCCTTATGTTCTGCATGCGGGTGATGGTGGGAGTTATTATTCTGTATGATCATGTTCATCCTGTGGGAGCTTTCTCAAAGACATCAAAGATTGAT ATGAAGGGATGCATTAAAGTTTTAAAGGAACAAGCACCTGACACTGTGGAAGGACTTCTGAATGCTCTCAG GTTCACTACAAAACACCTGAACGATGAATCTACTTCAAAACAAATCCGAGCTATGCTGCAGTAG
- the CYRIA gene encoding CYFIP-related Rac1 interactor A isoform X3, with the protein MGNLLKVLTCTELDQGPNFFLDFENAQPTDGEREVWNQISAVLQDSESMLADLQAYKGAGQEIRDAIQNPNDIQLQEKAWNSVCPLVVRLKRFYEFSLRLEKALQSLLESLTCPPYTPTQHLEREQALAKEFAEILHFTLRFDELKMRNPAIQNDFSYYRRTINRNRINNMHLDIENEVNNEMANRMSLFYAEATPMLKTLSNATTHFVSENKTLPIENTTDCLSTMASVCKVMLETPEYRSRFTSEETLMFCMRVMVGVIILYDHVHPVGAFSKTSKIDCHASVPR; encoded by the exons ATGGGAAATCTTTTAAAAGTTCTCACTTGCACAGAGCTTGATCAGGGGCCAAATTTTTTCCTTGACTTTGAAA ATGCACAGCCCAcagatggagagagggaggTGTGGAACCAGATCAGTGCAGTTTTGCAGGACTCAGAAAGTATGCTTGCAGACCTCCAGGCTTACAAAGGAGCTGGACAAGAAATTAGAGAT GCAATACAAAACCCCAATGATATCCAGTTGCAAGAAAAAGCCTGGAATTCCGTGTGTCCTCTGGTTGTGAGGCTGAAGCGCTTCTATGAGTTTTCCCTCAGATTAG agaaagccCTGCAGAGCTTGTTGGAGTCCTTGACCTGCCCACCTTACACTCCAACTCAGCACCTGGAACGGGAACAGGCTCTAGCAAAAGAGTTTGCAGAAATCTTACATTTTACTCTTCGTTTTGATGAACTCAAG ATGAGAAACCCAGCAATTCAGAATGACTTCAGTTACTATAGGCGGACAATAAATCGCAACAGAATAAACAACATGCAT CTAGACATTGAGAACGAAGTAAACAATGAAATGGCCAATAGGATGTCCCTGTTTTATGCAGAAGCCACACCAATGCTGAAAACGCTCAGTAATGCAACTACACATTTTGTATCAGAA AACAAAACGTTACCAATTGAAAACACAACAGACTGTCTAAGCACTATGGCAAGTGTATGTAAAGTCATGTTGGAAACACC GGAGTACAGGAGTAGATTCACCAGTGAAGAGACCCTTATGTTCTGCATGCGGGTGATGGTGGGAGTTATTATTCTGTATGATCATGTTCATCCTGTGGGAGCTTTCTCAAAGACATCAAAGATTGAT TGCCATGCTTCTGTTCCCAGATGA
- the CYRIA gene encoding CYFIP-related Rac1 interactor A isoform X1: MGNLLKVLTCTELDQGPNFFLDFENAQPTDGEREVWNQISAVLQDSESMLADLQAYKGAGQEIRDAIQNPNDIQLQEKAWNSVCPLVVRLKRFYEFSLRLEKALQSLLESLTCPPYTPTQHLEREQALAKEFAEILHFTLRFDELKMRNPAIQNDFSYYRRTINRNRINNMHLDIENEVNNEMANRMSLFYAEATPMLKTLSNATTHFVSENKTLPIENTTDCLSTMASVCKVMLETPEYRSRFTSEETLMFCMRVMVGVIILYDHVHPVGAFSKTSKIDMKGCIKVLKEQAPDTVEGLLNALRFTTKHLNDESTSKQIRAMLQ, translated from the exons ATGGGAAATCTTTTAAAAGTTCTCACTTGCACAGAGCTTGATCAGGGGCCAAATTTTTTCCTTGACTTTGAAA ATGCACAGCCCAcagatggagagagggaggTGTGGAACCAGATCAGTGCAGTTTTGCAGGACTCAGAAAGTATGCTTGCAGACCTCCAGGCTTACAAAGGAGCTGGACAAGAAATTAGAGAT GCAATACAAAACCCCAATGATATCCAGTTGCAAGAAAAAGCCTGGAATTCCGTGTGTCCTCTGGTTGTGAGGCTGAAGCGCTTCTATGAGTTTTCCCTCAGATTAG agaaagccCTGCAGAGCTTGTTGGAGTCCTTGACCTGCCCACCTTACACTCCAACTCAGCACCTGGAACGGGAACAGGCTCTAGCAAAAGAGTTTGCAGAAATCTTACATTTTACTCTTCGTTTTGATGAACTCAAG ATGAGAAACCCAGCAATTCAGAATGACTTCAGTTACTATAGGCGGACAATAAATCGCAACAGAATAAACAACATGCAT CTAGACATTGAGAACGAAGTAAACAATGAAATGGCCAATAGGATGTCCCTGTTTTATGCAGAAGCCACACCAATGCTGAAAACGCTCAGTAATGCAACTACACATTTTGTATCAGAA AACAAAACGTTACCAATTGAAAACACAACAGACTGTCTAAGCACTATGGCAAGTGTATGTAAAGTCATGTTGGAAACACC GGAGTACAGGAGTAGATTCACCAGTGAAGAGACCCTTATGTTCTGCATGCGGGTGATGGTGGGAGTTATTATTCTGTATGATCATGTTCATCCTGTGGGAGCTTTCTCAAAGACATCAAAGATTGAT ATGAAGGGATGCATTAAAGTTTTAAAGGAACAAGCACCTGACACTGTGGAAGGACTTCTGAATGCTCTCAG GTTCACTACAAAACACCTGAACGATGAATCTACTTCAAAACAAATCCGAGCTATGCTGCAGTAG
- the CYRIA gene encoding CYFIP-related Rac1 interactor A isoform X4, with product MLADLQAYKGAGQEIRDAIQNPNDIQLQEKAWNSVCPLVVRLKRFYEFSLRLEKALQSLLESLTCPPYTPTQHLEREQALAKEFAEILHFTLRFDELKMRNPAIQNDFSYYRRTINRNRINNMHLDIENEVNNEMANRMSLFYAEATPMLKTLSNATTHFVSENKTLPIENTTDCLSTMASVCKVMLETPEYRSRFTSEETLMFCMRVMVGVIILYDHVHPVGAFSKTSKIDMKGCIKVLKEQAPDTVEGLLNALRFTTKHLNDESTSKQIRAMLQ from the exons ATGCTTGCAGACCTCCAGGCTTACAAAGGAGCTGGACAAGAAATTAGAGAT GCAATACAAAACCCCAATGATATCCAGTTGCAAGAAAAAGCCTGGAATTCCGTGTGTCCTCTGGTTGTGAGGCTGAAGCGCTTCTATGAGTTTTCCCTCAGATTAG agaaagccCTGCAGAGCTTGTTGGAGTCCTTGACCTGCCCACCTTACACTCCAACTCAGCACCTGGAACGGGAACAGGCTCTAGCAAAAGAGTTTGCAGAAATCTTACATTTTACTCTTCGTTTTGATGAACTCAAG ATGAGAAACCCAGCAATTCAGAATGACTTCAGTTACTATAGGCGGACAATAAATCGCAACAGAATAAACAACATGCAT CTAGACATTGAGAACGAAGTAAACAATGAAATGGCCAATAGGATGTCCCTGTTTTATGCAGAAGCCACACCAATGCTGAAAACGCTCAGTAATGCAACTACACATTTTGTATCAGAA AACAAAACGTTACCAATTGAAAACACAACAGACTGTCTAAGCACTATGGCAAGTGTATGTAAAGTCATGTTGGAAACACC GGAGTACAGGAGTAGATTCACCAGTGAAGAGACCCTTATGTTCTGCATGCGGGTGATGGTGGGAGTTATTATTCTGTATGATCATGTTCATCCTGTGGGAGCTTTCTCAAAGACATCAAAGATTGAT ATGAAGGGATGCATTAAAGTTTTAAAGGAACAAGCACCTGACACTGTGGAAGGACTTCTGAATGCTCTCAG GTTCACTACAAAACACCTGAACGATGAATCTACTTCAAAACAAATCCGAGCTATGCTGCAGTAG
- the CYRIA gene encoding CYFIP-related Rac1 interactor A isoform X5: protein MRNPAIQNDFSYYRRTINRNRINNMHLDIENEVNNEMANRMSLFYAEATPMLKTLSNATTHFVSENKTLPIENTTDCLSTMASVCKVMLETPEYRSRFTSEETLMFCMRVMVGVIILYDHVHPVGAFSKTSKIDMKGCIKVLKEQAPDTVEGLLNALRFTTKHLNDESTSKQIRAMLQ from the exons ATGAGAAACCCAGCAATTCAGAATGACTTCAGTTACTATAGGCGGACAATAAATCGCAACAGAATAAACAACATGCAT CTAGACATTGAGAACGAAGTAAACAATGAAATGGCCAATAGGATGTCCCTGTTTTATGCAGAAGCCACACCAATGCTGAAAACGCTCAGTAATGCAACTACACATTTTGTATCAGAA AACAAAACGTTACCAATTGAAAACACAACAGACTGTCTAAGCACTATGGCAAGTGTATGTAAAGTCATGTTGGAAACACC GGAGTACAGGAGTAGATTCACCAGTGAAGAGACCCTTATGTTCTGCATGCGGGTGATGGTGGGAGTTATTATTCTGTATGATCATGTTCATCCTGTGGGAGCTTTCTCAAAGACATCAAAGATTGAT ATGAAGGGATGCATTAAAGTTTTAAAGGAACAAGCACCTGACACTGTGGAAGGACTTCTGAATGCTCTCAG GTTCACTACAAAACACCTGAACGATGAATCTACTTCAAAACAAATCCGAGCTATGCTGCAGTAG